ATTAAAttagatttaattaattatatattaattataattttgattcATAATATATTTACCTAACCATAGCCCACATGTACTGAGTCTAAATATCtatgtatttaaacataaactGTCAGAGTATGGTTTACATGATtagtaaaatgtaattaatcCAGAGGGATTGTGACTTTTGAAAAACAATTAATGGGTGATcttattttaatagaaaaatgTCACATACAGGTGGTTCAACCATATTATACAGAAATCAGAAATACTATGAAATGTAgtaagaaattaatttaaatgaataacCCTGAATTTCAAACTagtgtatatttatataataatattattagtattggATAACatgcacattttaaaatatttacaaaaaaagaaagaagcaTCATCAAAAAGTCATGTTTGAATATTAAGTATCAACTaaaagtttagaaaaatgtCATACAGGTGGTTCAACCATTGTATACAGAAATCAGAAATAATTTGAAATGTGCttagaaattaatttacctTTAATCCTGAATTTTAAACTAGTGTAAATTTATATACTTTTAGATACCatgcacattttaaaatatttacacaaaaaaagaaagaaaagtcATTCGTCATCGAAGGGTATTATGTATTAAGTATCCacaaaaagtttatttttataagaATTTAAGACTTTTAGCTTGAGTAGTAACATTATGCTGCATAAAGTAAGAAACCTGAGAATGAGCAATATCTGTTGCCGTCACTGTAGTAATAGTTAGTGTTTGTATCACGTGGCTGAGTCCATACTTGATCACCTGATACCAGATCAAGAACCACCATTGTACTTATAGAATGATGCCCAGTATCACCTACATATGCAGTTACTTGGAAATTcccattttttattatttgtgttgAAACAATACCGCCACCACTTGATTTCAATGATGTGACTTGGAATACATAAACACCTGGAATTGTACAGACAAACTTGCCTGTTTCTTTGTTGTAGTGATTTCCTACATCTGTAATTATTGTGTTATACTTCATTGGGCTAACGGCATGACGACCTGGGTTAGTAGTAAAAACTACTGAAAAGGCAGATTTCTGCTGACTAGCTTGTTCACCCTTTACACTACCAATGAGGCCTTGAGGTCCTTGTTCACCCTTTTCTCCCTTTACACCATTTACACCTGATGGTCCAATGAGGCCTTGTGGTCCTAATTTACCAGGAATCCCATCTAATCCATTCCTTCCATTATCTCCTTttattccttgttctcctttcaTTCCTACTTCTCCTTttattccttgttctcctttcaCTCCATTCATTCCTTGTGGCCCTGACACACCTGGATTACCATGATTTCCTGGAATGCCAGGAACCCCAGCTGTACAACAGCTATTACAAGCTGCTGTATCAGTTTGAGCATAGATGATACTAATTTGTATAGTAGCAATTGTGGAGAACATGTAAAATCTGAAATTgaatcaaatttataattttgttggCATGTCTATTACCAagtgttttttataatataaatgatagAATTTGACAaccatgttaaaattaaattgtcatTTGTGGCACATGCAAGGGAAATCAGACACAAGtcggaattttcaaaattgtgatTTTCACAGATACTGAAACTACATAATCCAAGGTTTAAAATgctgaaaaaaaatatcttgataTCACAGTCTTAAGTTTTGGCTGTTGCAGTCAGTGTTTTGAGAAAAATGCTTTTAAAGTTAGGTAACAGAAAATAAACAGGGCGTTTAAGTTTATGCCTTAGCAAAAGGGTattctaattgttttatttcaatggaACTTCGCACCTTTGTAAATTAACTATTAAGAATAAGGTCACAAACTATTTTTATAACTAGAATAAATTCCACtaaagattttattatttaaaataggGCTGCAAAATTGtgataattatgaaaaaaggtAGTGCTGCTAAGATTATGACAACTATAAAATAGAGCTGCTAAGATTTTATtggcaaatataaaatagggcagCTAAgattttattgacaaaatataaaatatggctgctaagattgtgacaaatataaaatagggctgctaagattgtgacaaatataaaataggacTGCTAAGattatgacaaatataaaatagggctgctaagattgtgacaaatataaaatagggctgctaagattaTGACAAATAgaaaatagggctgctaagattgtgacaaatataaaatagggcttctaagattgtgacaaatataaaatagggctgctaagattgtgacaaatataaaatagggttgctaagattgtgacaaatataaaatagagctgctaagattgtgacaaatataaaatagggctgctaagattaTGACAAATATGAAATAGGGCTGCAAAGattatgacaaatataaaatagggctgctaagattgtgacaaatataaaatagggctgctaagattatgacaaatataaaatagggatgctaagattgtgacaaatataaaatagggttCTAAGATTGtgagaaatataaaatagggctgctaagattgtgacaaatataaaatagggctgctaagattgtgacaaatataaaatagggatgctaagattgtgacaaatataaaatagggctgctaagattatgacaaatataaaatagggctgctaagattgtgacaaatataaaatagggctgctaagattatgaaaaatataaaataggcctgctaagattgtgacaaatataaaatagggatgctaagattgtgacaaatataaaatagggctgctacGATTATGAAAAATAGAAAATAGAGCTGCTAAGAtagtgacaaatataaaatagggctgctaagattatgacaaatataaaatagggctgctaagattatgacaaatataaaatagggctgctcAGATTGTGacaatataaaatagggctgctaagattgtgacaaatataaaatagggctgctaagattgtgacaaatataaaatagggctgctaagattatgacaaatataaaatagggatGCTAAGattatgacaaatataaaatagggctgctaagattgtgacaaatataaaatagggctgctaagattgtgacaaatataaaatagggctgctaagatagtgacaaatataaaatagagctgctaagattgtgacaaatataaaatagggatgctaagattgtgacaaatataaaatagggatGCTAAGATTATGACAAATATAAATtagggctgctaagattgtgacaaatatgaaatagggctgctaagattgtgacaaatataaaatagggctgctaagattgtgacaaatataaaatagggctgctaagattgtgacaaatataaaatagggctgctaagattgtcacaaatataaaatagggctgctaagattgtgacaaatataaaatagggatGCTAAGattatgacaaatataaaatagggctgctaagattatgacaaatataaaatagggctgctaagattatgacaaatataaaatagggctgctaagattatgacaaatataaaatagggctgctaagattatgacaaatataaaatagggctgctaagattgtgacaTTAAAACAGCTAAGAACACTAAATATAAAGATTTACTGTACTTACCCAAGATACATGATTACTGTttaaatgttcttgtattttctcTTGATCAGTAAGTTGATGCTGTTTTTCTGTTTTGTGCTGCTGCAGTAAATGTAACAATGTTGCTTGTCATGGTATTTATATGCGTCTCAATAATGTCTAAATGAAGACTAATCTTGTAAACATCACATATCTTACTGTATATGGTATTTGATGCAATACAACTCACATATCTTACTATATATGGTATTTGATGCAATACAACTCACATATCTTACTGTATATAGAAGGCATTGCAATACCACTTGTATGTCTTAATGTATGATGAACTCATAAAGGAATTTAATTGGCTAGATGACAGTAGGTTGTATGGGTTGATGACTTCACAGTAAATACCAACATGTAGAGTAATAGTAGGCTACAATTAGTAAACAAAATTACACTCTAGTCATTATTTAATAAagcataaacatttatttactccaAATACATAGATTATTTCTTAATTTCTTAAGTTTaatcagtattaataataattaattaaagtaaaatgttgtttttttattttcctttagtAGTTGTTGTTTTAATATCAAACTTGATATAGAATTAAGATCAGTATACTAGTGGTGATTGTTGGATTTGTTCCCTCAAAAGATTAAAttagatttaattaattatatattaattttaattttgattcaTAATATATTTACCTAACCATAGCCCACATGTACTGAGTCTAAATATCtatgtatttaaacataaactGTCAGAGTATGGTTTACATGATtagtaaaatgtaattaatcCAGAGGGATTGTGACTTTTGAAAAACAATTAATGGGTGATcttattttaatagaaaaatgTCACATACAGGTGGTTCAACCATATTATACAGAAATCAGAAATACTATGAAATGTActaagaaattaatttaaatgaataacCCTGAATTTCAAACTagtgtatatttatataataatattattagtattggATAACatgcacattttaaaatatttacaaaaaaagaaagaagcaTCATCAGAAAGTCATGTTTGAATATTAAGTATCAACTAAAAGTTGTGTTTAGCAAAATGTCATACAGGTGGTTCAACCATTGTATATAGAAATCagaaataatttgaaataagcttataatttaatttacctTTAATCTTGAATTTTAAACTAGTGTAAATTTATATACTGTTAGATACCatgcacatttttaaatatttacaaaaaagaaagaaaaatctTACATTTGTCATCGTATGGTCatgttaaaatattaagtatcaactaaaagttgtgttttttataataatttaagacTTTTAGCTTGAGTAGTAACATTATGCTGCATAAAGTAAGAAACCTGAGAATGAGCAATATCTGTTATCATCACTGTAGTAATAGTTATAGGTTGTACTATATGGCTGAGTCCATACTTGATCACCTGATACCAGATCAAGTACCACCATTGTGCTTACAGAATTATACCCAGTAGCACTTGTCCATGTAGATACTTGAAAACTCCCATTTTTCATAATTCTTGTTAAAACAGAACCACCACCACTTGATTTCATTGATGTGACTTGGAATACATAAACACCTGGAATTGCACAGACAAACTTGCCTGTTTCTTTGTTGTAGTGATTTCCTACATCTGTAATTATTGTGTTATACTTCATTGGGCTAACGGCATGACGACCTGGGTTTGATGTAAAAGCTACTGAAAAGGCAGATTTCTGCTGACTAGCTTGTTCACCCTTTACACTACCAATGAGGCCTTGAGGTCCTTGTTCTCCCTTTTCTCCCTTTACACCATTTACACCTGATGGTCCAATGAGGCCTTGAGGTCCTTTTGGTCCTAATTTACCAGGAATCCCATCTAATCCATTCCTTCCATTATCTCCAATtattccttgttctccattcATTCCGTGCTCTCCTTttattccttgttctcc
This is a stretch of genomic DNA from Antedon mediterranea chromosome 3, ecAntMedi1.1, whole genome shotgun sequence. It encodes these proteins:
- the LOC140045388 gene encoding complement C1q tumor necrosis factor-related protein 2-like → MYLGFYMFSTIATIQISIIYAQTDTAACNSCCTAGVPGIPGNHGNPGVSGPQGMNGVKGEQGIKGEVGMKGEQGIKGDNGRNGLDGIPGKLGPQGLIGPSGVNGVKGEKGEQGPQGLIGSVKGEQASQQKSAFSVVFTTNPGRHAVSPMKYNTIITDVGNHYNKETGKFVCTIPGVYVFQVTSLKSSGGGIVSTQIIKNGNFQVTAYVGDTGHHSISTMVVLDLVSGDQVWTQPRDTNTNYYYSDGNRYCSFSGFLLYAA